A part of Rhinatrema bivittatum chromosome 16, aRhiBiv1.1, whole genome shotgun sequence genomic DNA contains:
- the SPAG7 gene encoding sperm-associated antigen 7 — protein MADLLGSILNSMEKPPSVGDTESRRRAREQAARLKKMQELEKRRKVEFRKQMEKEVCDFIQDSAQTKKTFQPMGKIERSILHDVVEVAGLTSFSFGDDEESRYVMIFKKEFAPSDEELEAYRKGEEWDPQKAGEKRKLKELAQKEAEEEALRGPMKVNPSTDYKDKYSHLIGKVAAKDAAHTLEANKAYGCVPVANKRDTRSIEEAMNEIRAKKRLKQSEDDGPVSSGL, from the exons ATGGCCGATCTCCTGGGTTCGATCCTGAACTCCATGGAGAAGCCGCCCAGTGTCGGCGACACGGAGAGTCGACGCCGGGCCCGCG agCAAGCAGCCCGGCTGAAAAAGATGCAGGAGCTGGAGAAGAGACGCAAGGTGGAGTTCAGGAAACAG ATGGAGAAGGAAGTGTGTGACTTCATCCAGGACAGTGCGCAAACAAAGAAGACATTTCAGCCAATGGGGAAGATTGAGAGAAGCATCCT GCATGATGTGGTAGAAGTGGCTGGACTGACCTCTTTCTCCTTTGGGGACGATGAGGAGAGCCGATATGTCATGATCTTCAAGAAG GAATTTGCCCCCTCGGACGAGGAATTGGAAGCGTATCGCAAGGGAGAGGAGTGGGATCCCCAGAAAGCAGGCGAGAAGCGGAAACTGAAG GAGCTGGCCCAGAaggaggctgaagaagaggccttgAGGGGTCCCATGAAAGTCAATCCTAGCACTGACTACAAGGACAAATACAGTCACCTTATTGGGAAGGTTGCAGCCAAGGATGCAGCTCATACACTGGAGGCAAACAAGGCTTATGGCTGTG TTCCTGTCGCAAACAAACGGGACACGCGCTCCATCGAAGAAGCAATGAACGAGATTCGTGCCAAGAAGCGGCTGAAGCAGTCTGAGGACGATGGCCCTGTTTCCAGCGGCTTATAG